In Carya illinoinensis cultivar Pawnee chromosome 10, C.illinoinensisPawnee_v1, whole genome shotgun sequence, one DNA window encodes the following:
- the LOC122279984 gene encoding scopoletin glucosyltransferase-like has product MGSTETHRQLHFFFFPFMCQGHIIPAVDMARQYASRGVKATIVTTPFNVPLFSKTIDKSKSLGIEIGVLTIKFPTKEVGLPEGCESLHLLAPEMQQKFFRASNILEQPLEQLLQKHRPDCLVSDMFFPWSTDVASRCGIPRLVFHGTSFFSLCASESVTLYEPYKNVSSDSEPFVIPTLPDEIKLTKKQLPDFVTSSVETEFGKLFKAIIEADRKSFGVIVNSFYELETAYADHYRKVLGRNAWHIGPLSLCNKDIEEKALRGSEEAFTDQYESLKWLDSRQPNSVVYVCFGSLANFNDSQLMEIAMGLEASGQQFIWVVKKGMNSGGKEEWLPEGFEKRMQDKGLIIRDWAPQVLILDHEAVGGFVTHCGWNSTLEGVAAGVTMVTWPISAEQFYNEKLVTQVQKIGVTVGVQQWIRVGGDIIKKEAIEKAVRQIMVGEEAEEMRRRAKALAEMARIAVEEGGSSYSDLNASIEELKSLRL; this is encoded by the coding sequence ATGGGTAGTACTGAAACCCATCGTcaacttcattttttcttcttcccatttaTGTGTCAAGGTCATATTATACCAGCAGTAGACATGGCCAGGCAATACGCTTCGCGAGGTGTGAAAGCAACCATAGTCACCACCCCTTTCAACGTGCCACTCTTTTCCAAGACAATCGACAAAAGCAAGAGTTTAGGTATCGAAATTGGAGTTCTTACCATCAAATTCCCAACTAAAGAGGTAGGATTGCCCGAAGGATGCGAAAGTCTTCACTTGCTTGCGCCCGAGATGCAACAGAAGTTCTTCAGGGCCAGCAACATTCTTGAACAACCACTTGAGCAACTGCTCCAAAAACATCGTCCCGATTGCCTTGTCTCTGACATGTTCTTTCCTTGGTCTACCGATGTTGCTAGTAGATGTGGGATTCCTCGGCTTGTCTTCCACGGAACTAGTTTCTTCTCTCTGTGTGCTTCAGAGAGTGTGACATTATATGAGCCTTACAAGAATGTGTCATCTGATTCAGAGCCTTTTGTCATCCCTACTCTTCCCGATGAGATCAAGCTGACAAAAAAGCAACTACCCGATTTTGTCACAAGTAGTGTCGAAACAGAATTTGGAAAGCTTTTCAAAGCAATCATAGAAGCTGACCGGAAGAGTTTCGGGGTTATTGTGAATAGCTTCTATGAGCTTGAGACGGCTTATGCTGATCATTACAGGAAAGTACTTGGAAGAAATGCCTGGCATATAGGACCATTATCGCTATGCAATAAGGACATCGAAGAGAAAGCGTTGAGAGGATCGGAGGAAGCCTTCACCGATCAGTATGAAAGTTTAAAGTGGCTTGACTCCAGGCAACCCAATTCCGTtgtttatgtatgttttggGAGTTTGGCAAACTTCAATGATTCTCAATTAATGGAGATAGCAATGGGTCTTGAAGCTTCAGGTCAGCAGTTCATTTGGGTTGTGAAGAAAGGAATGAATAGTGGAGGCAAAGAAGAGTGGTTGCCCGAAGGATTTGAGAAGAGAATGCAAGATAAGGGTCTAATTATAAGAGATTGGGCACCCCAGGTGTTGATTCTCGATCATGAAGCAGTTGGAGGATTTGTGACTCATTGTGGGTGGAATTCTACGTTGGAAGGAGTGGCTGCTGGGGTGACAATGGTTACGTGGCCTATTTCGGCGGAGCAATTTTACAATGAGAAGTTGGTGACTCAGGTACAAAAAATAGGGGTTACTGTTGGTGTTCAGCAATGGATTAGAGTGGGGGGAGACATTATAAAGAAGGAAGCAATAGAGAAGGCAGTGAGGCAAATTATGGTGGGTGAAGAAGCAGAGGAAATGAGAAGAAGAGCCAAGGCACTTGCGGAGATGGCGAGGATAGCCGTTGAAGAAGGTGGATCGTCTTATTCCGATTTGAATGCTTCAATTGAAGAATTGAAGTCCCTCAGACTTTGA